Genomic segment of Bacteroidota bacterium:
TATATTCTGCCTGATGTTTCATCAATAGCAACATTCGGCATTGATGTGAATGTAACGCCATCATACATACCAAGATCGGCACCAATTCCTAAGAATGGATCACCATCTTCATCCCAGTCAACTAAAAGACCATCCATATACATTGGTGCACCTGCAGCCATTGTAGAATTCCAATACCATAAACCGGAAAGACTTGGGAAATAACTCCAACCTTCAGCTACATCATCATCCAATAACCAGTAGTAACCTGACCAAATATGAAGAACACCATCATCACCTAACACCATTTCGTGGAAACCATCTGTAGTTTCAATTGTATCTGCAATACCATCTCCATTAACATCAGAGGTTTGATCTGCATCACCTTGGTAATTACATAAACCGGTTTCAATAATTGTTTGGCTTGTCCATGTTCCAGGATCACCGTTAGAAGTAGAAGTTAATAGAACAAGATTAGTCCAAGAAGAACCATAAAGTATATAAACAGTGCTTCCATCAACAGCTATTTGGTAGCAGTCAGCTGATAAAGCGCCGAAACATGTGCCTGCATCTAAAGGCAAAGTTGAATTCAATACAGTATATGTAGCTCCACCGTCATCAGATCTTGAAAAATTTATTGCTGTAGGTGTAGCTGTATTTGGGCTTACTAAGTAGATATCATCAGTTCCAACCGGTACATAAGCACGTGGCCAAAGACCGAGGTGTTGACCTGAAACTGGAAGGCTTGTCCAATCAGTGTTTCCAATTTCTGAATTTGCAAACAAATTGATAGAAGCTCCATCGTGAGATATTACAACTTCATGATCCATAACTGTATAAATACCACCGAAACCAGAACGAACTGGTTCAACTCTTGCTGTTGGAGCTGCACCCCAGGATGTTCCGTCATAAAAATTATAGAACATACCTCTGTCATCCCAAACGTGATCTGCAACGGTCGAGCCGGTCCAAATAACTGAAATTGTACCATCGTCATAAGCTCTTACGCGATCCATCGCAGCAGAGTTAGTTTGCAGGTCATAGCCGGTAGATCCCACAATTTCGCCTGTGCGTAAACCTGACTTTGCATAAAATGTTTCATTGTTACTAGGTACTCCGGTAGTAGCATCATCTTTTGCTACCGGGTGGTAAGGCACTGCAGTTGCAGTTTTAAATTTCTGCATCAATGCAGCCTTGTCATGGGTTTTAGTCTGAATTGCAGACTGTGCAAACAAACTTACAGATAGTAAGCCCGTTGCAAATAAAAGTATTAATTTTCTCATAGCTTAAAAATTTCGTTTTAAAACAGTTTTTGTAAAGGTATAAAGTTAATGTTAATTTATGTAAAATGGTTTAAAAATCGGTTAAAATTTAACTATTTGGAAAAAATGACATTTTTAATACATTAAGGTGGGGGAAGGGGCAGATCTTACTTTTTTGAATTTTGGTCAGGAGGCATTGGTCAGAGGTAATGGTCAGGAGGCAATGGTCGGGAGGCAATGGTCAGGAGGCAATGGTCAGGAGTCATTAGTCAGGAGGAAAAATTTCGGGATCGTGAAAAAGTGGATTCAAGATTGATGAAATGAGTAATGAGTTATGAGTAATGAGTTTGATCCACTTAGCCAAAAATGTGAGGGTCTACCTAAAACTCTAAGGTTGGCCGAAACGGGATCACGATTCACGAAATGAGTAATGAGTAATGAGTAATGAGTTTGATCCACTTAGCCAAAAATGTGATGGTCTATCTAAAACTCTACGGTTTGCCGAAACGGGATCACGATTCACGAAATGAGTTATGAGTTATGAGTAATGAGTTTGATCCACTTAGCCAAAAATGTGACGGTCTACCTAAAACTCTAAGGTTGGCCGAAACGGGATCACGATTCACGAAATGAGTAATGAGTTATGAGTAATGAGTTTGATCCACTTAGCCAAAAATGTGATGGTCTATCTAAAACTCTACGGTTGGCCGAAACGGAATCACGATTCACGATTCACGAAATGAGTAATGAGTGATGAGTAATGAGTTGATCCTCTTAGCCGAAAATATGATTGTTTATATAAAACTCTATGGTTAGTCAAAACGG
This window contains:
- a CDS encoding T9SS type A sorting domain-containing protein → MRKLILLFATGLLSVSLFAQSAIQTKTHDKAALMQKFKTATAVPYHPVAKDDATTGVPSNNETFYAKSGLRTGEIVGSTGYDLQTNSAAMDRVRAYDDGTISVIWTGSTVADHVWDDRGMFYNFYDGTSWGAAPTARVEPVRSGFGGIYTVMDHEVVISHDGASINLFANSEIGNTDWTSLPVSGQHLGLWPRAYVPVGTDDIYLVSPNTATPTAINFSRSDDGGATYTVLNSTLPLDAGTCFGALSADCYQIAVDGSTVYILYGSSWTNLVLLTSTSNGDPGTWTSQTIIETGLCNYQGDADQTSDVNGDGIADTIETTDGFHEMVLGDDGVLHIWSGYYWLLDDDVAEGWSYFPSLSGLWYWNSTMAAGAPMYMDGLLVDWDEDGDPFLGIGADLGMYDGVTFTSMPNVAIDETSGRIYLMYTHPIEYTDYFDDPTVAEAQSFRDIFGTYSDDGGLSWSAPINMTYTAHEQYESVLPYCYDRMVNDCVHTIWMEDREPGTSLDTNAPDADGMNDIKYRCFDEERFNPYPPTAEFDYTPDAGLVSFANLSVDADQYSWDFGDGGNSTLKNPSHVYAADGDYNVCLVATNKYDDDNTCKVITVSGVIAVINYALDQAISVYPTPATTNVTVNVEGNFGTMFAEMYNALGEKVINTSAFTGSVNFDVTTLASGNYIVKVYSQDGAFTSRQITVGK